The window GAATACGGCTCCCAGTAGCAATAGAAATACTTTGGTACCAATCGCCAATCTGTGATACATGGCAGCTGCCTCCCAGAAGAATCATCTCACGCCAAGCGCTAGCGACTGAGCCGTCGCAACAGAGAGCGCCGTCCACATTAAAACAGACGGCGTGGGTCAGCCGCCAGCAGGCGCAAGAGAGTGAGTCGACGAGAGTGACTCAAGATGTCAGCGGTTGCCGATCAAATAATCAACCGCTGATATTTACAAGAGCGCGCACAACCTCTCCTCGCTTTTCTAAAGCGAGGAGAGGGGGTTAGCAAAAGAACTATTCGCCCTGCGATTCTACGGCGTAGGGGCTCTCAGAACGCCGACGCGGGAGGTTACCTTGGGTCCGTTGCGGGCGGCGGAACCGAGGATCGTTCAGCACGCTCGATTCGCCGGGGCGAACGCGAGTTTCGATATTCTGGTCGAGCGAGTCCAGGGTATCGACGATGCGGCTCGTGCTGATCCGTTCATTGTTCGCCAGCGGATTCTTGCCGTTTTGCGGATCGAAGAATTCCGAGAGCTGCATGAACGCTGGGCTCATCAGGATGATGAGAGCGGCCGGTGCGAAGCAGAACAGCAGCGGGAACGTGAGGAACACCGGCAGCCGGTTGGCTTGCAGGTTGGCCAGGTTCTTACGGGTCGTGCGGAAGTGGTCGGCTTGTTCGAGCAAAGAGCCGCTGATGCTGGCGCCCAGTTGATCACCGCGAGTGAGCAACGTGGCGACCTGGCGAACTTCCGGCGAGTCGATGCGGTTGGCCCAGTCCGACAGAGCCATACGCAGGCTGCCAACATCGGCCTGGCGACGCATGATCTGCAACTCTTCGCCGAGCGCGGGATAAGCAGTCAAGTTCTTCGAAACGTGATCGAGGCTGTGCGACAACGGCATGCCACCGCCGAGACACATGCCCAGCATATCGAGCATGTCGGCGAGACCGGCATTGATCTGAGCCACTCGCTTTTGCCGCCGCAGATACACCCACATACGAGGCGTGATCGAGAGAATCGCAGTAATCACGCCGCCCACGATCAAGATCCGCCAGGTCTGGCTCGGCGGCGAGGCGATTGCGAGCAATCCCGTGCAAAACAGCGGGAAGACTAGCAGGATAAAACGGTAAGCGTAAATGCTTTGGCGAGCGGTGGGGCTGTACAAACCAGCCTGCCGCAACATCTGGCCGAACTCGACGCGTTCCTTTTCCGATTCCGGAATCTGCGAGGCGAGAGCCTCGGTCAGCGGACCAAACACACCACCGCTTGATCGACGCGGATCGGCGGGTTGCTCTGGCGTCGCGTCCTGCTTCTTGCTGAAGAGCAAGCGCAGCACGACCGGAACAGCGAGCAATAAGCAAGCGACACCGAACCAGGCCACCGGGCTTTGCAGCCACTCGGGAGCACCTTGATCGGCGAGCCAGGCTTGAATGTCTTGGATCATGGTTGGTTCCGTATGAGGTAGCCCGTAGCGTGAGCGAGGGCGTGTTCTTGAAAATCGTGAGCGAACGAGGACTCCCTCGCTAACGCTACGGGCTTCCTAGTAGCTAGTGCGAAGGATGCGCCATACCCACAGGCCACCGATGGCTTGCAGGATGAAGGCGGTGGCCAGCAACCACGGGCCCTTCGAATTGGCCATGAACTTGTTGATGTAGTCGGGCTCGATCCAACCCAGGATGAAAATCGCGAGGATGGTGCCGACGAACATGCCGATCGCCGAAAGGCGACCACCAGCCGTGACGGCCATCATGTGACTGCGAACTTCCTGACGATCGCGAGCGGCTTTGCTCATGCGCTCGCTGAGGAGCGACAAGTTACCACCCGCGCGACGGTGAACCACGACCGCCGTGCTGAAGATCCGGAACTCCGGCAGCGGAATGCGGCGGGCCATGCGAGTCATCACGCTCACGGGAGCATGACCGAGCTCAAGTTGTTCGTGGGCATAACCAAATTCGGCACCGAGCGGGCCTTTGATTTCTTTCGAGACCAACGAGCACGCTTCTGACAGCGTTTGCCCCGAGCGGATCGAGTCCGAAACGGCTTGCAGAGCTTGCGGCAGGGCGTTCTGCATCTTCCGCAAGCGGAAGAAACGAACGATGCTGAAATACAAAATCACCAGCGAAATGCCGAGGACCATGCCACCGGCAGCACCGAGCAAATTATCGAACAGCAAGAACGGCAAGCCGGCCGCAGCCAGGCCGACACCGAAGGTCAGCATCAGCGCGGTGGACATATCCATCGCAACGCCCGATTGCTCGATCAGCCGGAAGAACCAACCGTCGATGCCGCCAGTGGGCTCTTCGGCAGCGAATTCCAGCCGTTGCCGGCCCGTCTTGGTTTTCGTAAACAGGTCGCGCAGGAACAAGCCGATGGCGGCGAGTCCGGCTGACACCGAAGCGAAGGTGATGGTGATGAGTGCGAGTTGTGCGGTCATGCGAGGTTCCCTTGCAGAGCCAAAGCAGCCGTTCCTTCGGCAACGGTCATCGGCCCGATCGCTTGATCGGCGCTGAGTTTGCGAGCTGTGAACAACCGTTCGTTGAGTTCGATGCCGGTTTCATTCAGGCGGCGGAGGAAGTTCGGCTTGTTGCCAGTGGCAAAGAAGTGGCCACGAGCAATGCCTCGTTCATCGACACCCGTTTGCTGGAAGCCGAACAAGTCCTGAACCGTGTAATCGTTGTTATCGAGCGAAGTGATTTCCGAAACCTTCATCACGCGACGCACGCCACCCTTGAGGCGAGCGAGATGCACCACGACGGTGATGGCCGACGCGATGTAACGACGAGTGACGCTCACCGGCAGCTCGAAGCCGCTCATGCTCACCATCACTTCGAGACGCGAAAGAGCGTCGCGAGTGTCGTTGGCGTGAATCGTGGTCATCGAACCTTCGTGACCTGTATTCATAGCCTGAAGCATGTCCAGAGCTTCACCTCCGCGGACTTCGCCCAGGATGATGCGGTCAGGACGCATACGCAGGGCGTTGCGAACCAGGTCGCGTTGCGACACTTCGGCGGCGCCTTCGGGATTCTTCGGACGGGTTTCCAGCTTCACAACGTGCTTCCGTTGCAAATTGAGTTCCGCCGAATCTTCGATCGTCACCAAACGTTCGTTCGCGGGGATATAGCGCGATAGAATATTCAGCATGGTCGTTTTACCGCTACCAGTACCACCACTGATCATGAGGTTAATGCGACCTTCAATGGCTGCTTCGAGGACCTGCATGATTTCGGGGCAAACCGAGCCGCGGAGCATGATGTCGTTAATTTGCAACGGACGATGTCCGAAGCGGCGAATTGACAACACCGGGCCGCCGAGGGCCAGTGGCGGAATGATGGCATTCACGCGGGAGCCATCGGCGAGGCGGGCGTCGACCATCGGCGAGTGTTCGTCAATGCGGCGGCCGACGCGAGCGGCGATGCGCTGGATGATTTGCAGCAAGTGTTCTTCGTCGGCAAAGACAGTGTTCGTCTCTTGCAGCCGACCGAGGCGTTCCACATACACTTCGCCGGGGCCGTTCACCAGAATATCGGTGACGTCCGGATCCTGCATGTAGATCTCGAGCGGGCCGAGACCGAACGATTCGGCGATCAATTCATCGACCAGGCGTTCTTCGTCGATCGGCGGCAGCTTGCGGCTGCGAGCCCGCATCATCCCTTCGGCGAGATGACGAATGTCTTCGCGCAGCTCTTCTTCGGTCAGACCGGCGATGCGCGACAGATCGAGCGAGTCGAGCAGTTCGCGGTGGATGCCGGTTTTCAGCCGCTGAAATTCGGCTTCGACGGTTTCCGCGTGCAGCAGCGCATCGGTTTGGCTAGTGCCGTTTTTCTCACCGGTGTGCCGGGACGATTGCAGAAACATGCTGTGAGCTCCTTCGAACGATTGGGCTACTTCGCTGCGGCGTGCTTAACGCGTGAGGCGAATCTTGTGGATGTATAAATTTTCTGGAACGCTGGTCGCACCCGGAAAAGTCCGCTGGGTTTCGACCGTGCTGTGAATGACAAAATCGGGTTGCAGACGCACTCGCAACCGACCGCCAGCGGCATCGGCATTGAGAACGCGAGCGCCGATGAAACCGACGATGCTGGAGGGATCGGTAAACGCGCCGTTGTAAATCGGAAACGCCCGGCGGGGATTGGTGCTGGCCGCCACGCCGTTGAAGGCCGCAGCAATATTCGTCAAATCACCGGCGGGGCTCATTTGCGTCGAGTCGAACAGCAACGGAGCCGCATTCGTCAACGGACCAAGCGTTCCCGTCACGTTGTTCACGTCGGCTGGGCCGATACCATTCGTCACTTGGTTGGCCACCGCACCTGTCGAGAGGGCCGACAAGTTGTTCAGGCTGATTAGCGCACTGTTCGCCGTGCCGAGACCGCCCGAGGTGAGGAGCGTGAAATCGAGCTCGAGGCGACCGTCTGGCAATTGCGAATCATCTGCATTGGTAACCCGCGTGGTGAACCAGGCAGCGGCGTTGAGTGCGAGCGGCGCGACGGGCGAACGCGTTGCGGTCAGCGGGCGGAAGCCCACGACGCGACTGTCGAGCGTGGCGTACGAGGCACTCGTGATCTTGGCTGTTTGATCCGAACCCTGCCCGCGGAAGATTAGTTCCACGGGGTTCATGCTGTTCGGAGCCCGCAGGATTTCGACCACCAGCGTGTTGTAAGGCTGGCCGGCAGCAGGGGTCGTGGTGTAGTTGCTGGGGGCAGCGACGGCGGCTGCAGCGTTGTCGATGCGGGCCGCAGTGATTGTCAACTGATTGGCTGCCGGCCGCAGATTGGCGCCCGCGGCAGCATTGTTGCGAGCGAGGAAACCAGTTCCCGCCGTCGTGATCTCGGCTTGAGCCTGCGTGATGTCGTCGGTCTGCGTGCCTGGGAAGGCTTGCGTGTCGGACAACACTTGCTCGTCGAGCAAAGCTTTGACCGCGGTCAGCGACAGCGAGTCGCTCAGCCGGAGCGTATGCCGGCTGACGAGCACGAGGTAGGTCCAGTTCACGACCAGCATCAGAGTGACGATGCAGATCATGATGAACATGATGGCAAACAGCGACGAGAAGCCGCGGCGCAACCTCCGACCGGCGCCGCGCGGCCGCAGAGCGGTCGCGAGCAAGTCGCAGGTCGTTGTGGTGGTGAGGTGGCTCATGGTTACGTTAGGCAAGAGACGTTGCTGTTGAATCAGACTGGATACTGGTTACCGCGTAGCGTTTACTGCTCGAGTACTTCAGCCGGCACTTCCGCCGGCAGATCCACCGGTTCGGTGACACCGCTGGGGATGTAGCTCGTGTTGAACTTGGGTTCGGCCGGCGGAGCCGCAATCGGCTTGCTGGTCGTATTCACATCGCGTGATTCCTTCACGCGGTCGTCGCTCATTTCGACAACGTTCAAGCGGCCACCGCTCCACTTCTCGACGACGTACTTCTTCGCCGGTTTGGCGGGCACAACTTCCTTCAGACCCAGCAATTGGCGACGAGTGACGATGTCCGAACCTTCAATCGGTTCAGCTTCCAGATCCTTGGCGGCAACCAGGTTGACGCTGAGGACGCCGGTCCGCTGAGCCACGACCAGTTTGTTGGCATCGGCCGGCTTGACAGCGACGGTCAGCGTTTGGACGTTCCGCTGCACGCGAGTATTCACGCCACGGATGAGCGGCCGGCTAGCGGCGGAATCCACGACGAGGACGTTCCGCATCAGCGTGCGAGTGGCCACTTCACCGATCTCCGGGTGAGTTCCTTCGACGGTCAGCGAGATATCGACATAGTCACCTTCGCCGAAACGCTTGCCGCCGGATTCTGTGTTAGCGACGCTCACCGTCACCGCTCGCATACCAGCCGGAAGCCGATCAGCCAGGTCTGGCAGAGCTTCGCCGATTTCAAGCAGGTATTCTTCGCGAATCGCCTGGCCAGCCTTGATGATCTGGTTGGTGATTCGCCCTTCGGCGATTGCCACGTTGGCAAAAGTTCCCTTGGCCGCCTTCGACGTACGAGGAACGTATGCGATCAAGAGGTCCGCCGGGAGCAGCTTGCCGCTCTTGGGAATGTTGTTGCGGGCAAACACGACCTGCACGCCCGGATCGATCGGAGCCGGAGCCGGCGGAGGTACAACGACCTTCGCGACTGGAGGTTTGTGCATCGCCTGTTTGACGATGTAAGCGGCCACGAGGCCGAGTACCAGGGCCATCACGCCAAAGGTCACGGTTGCGGGACTAATTCGTTTCACTGCAAAATCTCCTCACCACTGCGAATGCTGTAAATTCCGAAAAGATTAGTTATTCCTTGCGAGTCACGTACGTTGTCGTGATCTCTTTACCAGCCAGGCTAATGCCGAAGTACTTAAGCAAATCCGGGGCCGCCTGATCCGACTCGACGTTCACCGTCACGCTGACGATCGAACCCGAAGGAGCGCTCGACAGCACTGTGCCGGATATGTCTTTGACAAACCCGCCGCCGGAATCGACGTAGATCACCGTTTCCTGAGCGCTCTGCCAGATGTAACCGTCAAGTGCGGCATTTACCGCAGCTTCAACGCTGGCTTTGCTGGAGCTAGGCAAGGCCGAGTTGCGGCTGCCGTGAGCGGCCGCTGCTCCCACGCCTTGCGACGACATGAGCAGAATGCCGAACTCGACCGTGGCCAGCAGGACCATCAGCAGAATGGGCAGGACCATAATCAACTCGAGCGCGAGCACAGCTCCCTGGCGTGTGCGGCGTTTTTTAGTGAATTGTTTCATGATCTTTACTGAGTGAATTGATTTCGAAAGTCGTGAGGTATCGCGTCAACGTTTCGCAACACTTTGTTGCCATTCAGCAACCGAAACCTCGATTTCTGCCAGCTGGAATACTGTTCTTAACTCCGAAGCAACATCCAGGCCAAAGTCAGGTACGTGCCAATCGC is drawn from Anatilimnocola floriformis and contains these coding sequences:
- a CDS encoding type II secretion system F family protein, with amino-acid sequence MTAQLALITITFASVSAGLAAIGLFLRDLFTKTKTGRQRLEFAAEEPTGGIDGWFFRLIEQSGVAMDMSTALMLTFGVGLAAAGLPFLLFDNLLGAAGGMVLGISLVILYFSIVRFFRLRKMQNALPQALQAVSDSIRSGQTLSEACSLVSKEIKGPLGAEFGYAHEQLELGHAPVSVMTRMARRIPLPEFRIFSTAVVVHRRAGGNLSLLSERMSKAARDRQEVRSHMMAVTAGGRLSAIGMFVGTILAIFILGWIEPDYINKFMANSKGPWLLATAFILQAIGGLWVWRILRTSY
- a CDS encoding type II secretion system F family protein, which gives rise to MIQDIQAWLADQGAPEWLQSPVAWFGVACLLLAVPVVLRLLFSKKQDATPEQPADPRRSSGGVFGPLTEALASQIPESEKERVEFGQMLRQAGLYSPTARQSIYAYRFILLVFPLFCTGLLAIASPPSQTWRILIVGGVITAILSITPRMWVYLRRQKRVAQINAGLADMLDMLGMCLGGGMPLSHSLDHVSKNLTAYPALGEELQIMRRQADVGSLRMALSDWANRIDSPEVRQVATLLTRGDQLGASISGSLLEQADHFRTTRKNLANLQANRLPVFLTFPLLFCFAPAALIILMSPAFMQLSEFFDPQNGKNPLANNERISTSRIVDTLDSLDQNIETRVRPGESSVLNDPRFRRPQRTQGNLPRRRSESPYAVESQGE
- the cpaB gene encoding Flp pilus assembly protein CpaB: MKRISPATVTFGVMALVLGLVAAYIVKQAMHKPPVAKVVVPPPAPAPIDPGVQVVFARNNIPKSGKLLPADLLIAYVPRTSKAAKGTFANVAIAEGRITNQIIKAGQAIREEYLLEIGEALPDLADRLPAGMRAVTVSVANTESGGKRFGEGDYVDISLTVEGTHPEIGEVATRTLMRNVLVVDSAASRPLIRGVNTRVQRNVQTLTVAVKPADANKLVVAQRTGVLSVNLVAAKDLEAEPIEGSDIVTRRQLLGLKEVVPAKPAKKYVVEKWSGGRLNVVEMSDDRVKESRDVNTTSKPIAAPPAEPKFNTSYIPSGVTEPVDLPAEVPAEVLEQ
- a CDS encoding TadE/TadG family type IV pilus assembly protein, with amino-acid sequence MKQFTKKRRTRQGAVLALELIMVLPILLMVLLATVEFGILLMSSQGVGAAAAHGSRNSALPSSSKASVEAAVNAALDGYIWQSAQETVIYVDSGGGFVKDISGTVLSSAPSGSIVSVTVNVESDQAAPDLLKYFGISLAGKEITTTYVTRKE
- a CDS encoding CpaF family protein — its product is MFLQSSRHTGEKNGTSQTDALLHAETVEAEFQRLKTGIHRELLDSLDLSRIAGLTEEELREDIRHLAEGMMRARSRKLPPIDEERLVDELIAESFGLGPLEIYMQDPDVTDILVNGPGEVYVERLGRLQETNTVFADEEHLLQIIQRIAARVGRRIDEHSPMVDARLADGSRVNAIIPPLALGGPVLSIRRFGHRPLQINDIMLRGSVCPEIMQVLEAAIEGRINLMISGGTGSGKTTMLNILSRYIPANERLVTIEDSAELNLQRKHVVKLETRPKNPEGAAEVSQRDLVRNALRMRPDRIILGEVRGGEALDMLQAMNTGHEGSMTTIHANDTRDALSRLEVMVSMSGFELPVSVTRRYIASAITVVVHLARLKGGVRRVMKVSEITSLDNNDYTVQDLFGFQQTGVDERGIARGHFFATGNKPNFLRRLNETGIELNERLFTARKLSADQAIGPMTVAEGTAALALQGNLA